A window of Camelus ferus isolate YT-003-E chromosome 1, BCGSAC_Cfer_1.0, whole genome shotgun sequence genomic DNA:
gggaagggcgcTCTGGTTCACATGCACGGTTTTGCAGGTTCGGAGTAAGTGTGCACGGCGGTGGGGGCCAGTGGACAGATGCGGACCTGGGCCTCACCGAGGGGGTGGATGAAGGCAGGGCGTGTGCTGCCCACCCAGGGGAACAGCGCTGCTGCCGTCCCGCTGTCCCACCTTCCCTTGTTCGCCACCTGCACCACGCTGTCAAGGAAGCTCCCTGCACCAGAGGGAGCTGAGGAATCACATTAGGAAAGTTTGGCCTCGAACCCTCCTTGACAGGGCTTCCCCAGCCCGGCACTGTGACGCCGGGGCCGCCCAGGTAGGGAGGCCCCTGGGTGTGTGCACGGCGGTCCCAGGCCCCGGCCAGGCCAGATGGACTTAGGACACACTGTTGCAGACACGTTCCCTTTCCACCTCGGTGTTATGTTCTGGACTGAAAGTCGCATAGGCTGCATCAACAGACCTCGAAATGCACTCAGGAGTGTTATAAGCTGAGcaacatttcagaaataaacaataactGGCACTAATGAGAGCTCTCTGGGTTCCAGACACCAACAAGGAAGGGAGGGTATGGGAGTGTCTGCTGGgaaaacacacaacacacaacacAGAGGAGGGGTATAAAAGCCGACAGCCTGAACACCTCACACATTCACATTCACactctcactcacacactcatcctcctccagccccatcgCCCCCGCCATGGCCGCGCCCGCCCTGTCCACCTGCTCCGGCGACCTGAGCTACGGCAGCCGGGTCTGCCTGCCCGGTCCCTGTGACTCCTGCACCGGCTCCTCCTGGCAGGTGGACGACTGCCCAGAGAGCTGCTGCGAGCCCCCCTGCTGCGCCCCGGCCCCCTGCCTGAGCCTCCTCTGCGCCCCAGCGAGCTGTGAGCCCTGTCCCTGCCCATCTGCCTGCACCAGCTCCTGCACGGCCTTGTGCTGCCCGCAGTCTAgctgccagccctcctgctgcacctcctccccctgccagcaGGACTGCTGTGAGCCTGTGTGCTGCAGGCCTGTGTGCTGCAGGCCCGTGTGCTGCACACCTGTCTGCTGCAGGCCCGTGTGCTGCACACCTGTCTGCTGCAGGCCCGTGTGCTGCACACCTGTCTCCTGCAGGCCCGTGTGCTGCAGGCCTGTCTGCTGCAGGCCCGTGTGCTGTGAGCCCACCCCTTGCCCCTCGTCCTGCTGCAGACCCTCCTCCTGTGTGTCCCTGCTCTGCCGCCCCAGGTGCTCCCGCCCCACCTGCTGCGTCCCCGACTCAGCCTAGAAGTCCTGCTGCTGACCGGGCCCGACCCCCAGGGCCAGCCGGGCTCTAGGTCCACAGCCTCCCCAGTCCTGACCTGCGTTGGTGACTGTCCCCACTCAGGACAGAGTCCTGCTATGTCTCCACTGTCCTGACCTGACCCCTGCTCCCAGGAACCCcagacctctctgtgcctcggggctcctgcctcccaggaggtGCCTTCATCGCCTCTGGATcacctgtcccccctccccctttctctgcctgggTCTCTTGGCCTCGGCTTCCAGCCTGTCAGCACCTCCTCAGGCACCCGGAGGAATAAACTCACTTCACCTGATTTGCTTCCTTGTGGTGGTGTTCCTGGGGAGAAACACATGGTTTTGAGCTGGGGTGGGCTCCTCCAGCCACAGATAATTCTGGGAGTGAGCATCTGAGATGTGTGAACGAAACATTAAGGAGCAGCCACAGGGCCTGCAGGACCCAGTGACCCGGGCAGTGCCCTGAGGCTCCCATCTGGGAGGGCTCGATCCGTCTGGGGGTGTGAAGGACATGGGGGTCTCAGCTGCAGGACCTCCCTGTGACCTGCCAGCACCCACGTCAGGCCTCTGTGCACTGAAGGGCCCCACAGCAGCCCACCCTGAGGTGAGGACGGCACTGGGACGAAGTGACGGCTCGTTTTAACAAGGGCAGAAATACCCCAAGACGTCACCCTTGTGCAGGGGCCGGGAGTGTTGCAGAAAGTGGACGCTGTCCCCAGCCTGTAGAAGATCAGACACACTCAGCCCCCCTCAAGCCCGCGCCAGGGACCAGGCACTGCCTTCCCCGCCGTGGGCCCCTCACTCTCCAGAGGCCTGTGTCCGGGAAAAGGGAGCCCCTTTCACTCTGGGGAGGCTCAGCCTCGTCCCCCACGGCCCCAGCCACCTCCCACACATGCCACGTGCCCCGTCCGCATTGGT
This region includes:
- the LOC102514760 gene encoding keratin-associated protein 10-12-like isoform X2; its protein translation is MAAPALSTCSGDLSYGSRVCLPGPCDSCTGSSWQVDDCPESCCEPPCCAPAPCLSLLCAPASCEPCPCPSACTSSCTALCCPQSSCQPSCCTSSPCQQDCCEPVCCRPVCCRPVCCEPTPCPSSCCRPSSCVSLLCRPRCSRPTCCVPDSA
- the LOC102514760 gene encoding keratin-associated protein 10-12-like isoform X1, which produces MAAPALSTCSGDLSYGSRVCLPGPCDSCTGSSWQVDDCPESCCEPPCCAPAPCLSLLCAPASCEPCPCPSACTSSCTALCCPQSSCQPSCCTSSPCQQDCCEPVCCRPVCCRPVCCRPVCCTPVCCRPVCCRPICCRPVCCEPTPCPSSCCRPSSSVSLLCRPVCRPACCAPAPSCQPSCCRPASCVSLLCRPRCSHPICCVPDSA